One window of Cydia fagiglandana chromosome 19, ilCydFagi1.1, whole genome shotgun sequence genomic DNA carries:
- the LOC134674176 gene encoding gastrula zinc finger protein XlCGF7.1-like gives MDQPKSEDAGAPFPLSQRQLEAATCRVGRFLHQLRQNPPPAPPPRYQCHDCGRTSPKKTLLKKHIEKMHTGNTFKCGFCHYNFKYKSALREHEMTHTGEKPFQCSYCDYKTRINSNLKSHLRIHTGEKPFSCDKCVYKCTRKTVLKRHMMTHTGEKPYECRYCDYKCSDQTNMKTHEMGHTGEKPFECKYCDYKCRRKNDLNSHQRRHTGEKPFKCRFCEYMCAHKNSLQVHFKAKHPGEQP, from the exons ATGGACCAgcccaaat CAGAGGATGCTGGCGCGCCGTTCCCGCTCAGCCAACGCCAGCTGGAGGCCGCCACCTGCCGCGTCGGTCGATTCCTGCACCAACTACGTCAGAACCCCCCGCCAGCACCCCCTCCACGCTACCAATGCCATGACTGTGGAAGAACATCCCCCAAGAAAACTCTTCTGAAAAAACACATCGAAAAAATGCATACCGGCAACACTTTCAAGTGTGGTTTCTGTCACTACAATTTCAAATACAAATCTGCATTGAGAGAACATGAAATGACGCATACCGGCGAGAAGCCTTTCCAATGCAGCTATTGCGATTACAAAACAAGAATAAACTCCAACTTAAAGTCTCACCTCAGGATACACACCGGGGAAAAGCCATTCAGCTGCGATAAATGCGTCTATAAGTGCACGCGGAAAACGGTATTGAAAAGACATATGATGACACACACTGGGGAGAAGCCTTACGAGTGTAGGTACTGCGATTATAAGTGCAGTGATCAAACCAACATGAAAACTCATGAGATGGGTCACACAGGGGAAAAGCCTTTCGAATGTAAATATTGCGACTATAAGTGCAGACGTAAAAATGATTTAAATAGTCACCAAAGGAGACACACAGGGGAAAAGCCGTTTAAATGCAGGTTCTGCGAGTACATGTGTGCGCATAAAAATAGTTTACAAGTACACTTTAAAGCGAAACATCCGGGTGAACAGCCTTAG
- the LOC134673826 gene encoding uncharacterized protein LOC134673826 yields MAMAHSCRCCLRCPPDMDLTTPYIHLGKTEIYIEMLKDCFDLQLTLGGSGSCGICSACVGRLRDASDFKLQVQRSQAMLREAVFIKEEPVKIEIAVDVPVEEDTEFDEQPVQKTEVNEDETGEVLDEDPLVKPETSGNAMMEDLSKTGEYSYFILRFNLF; encoded by the exons ATGGCCATGGCGCATTCGTGTCGCTGTTGTCTCCGGTGTCCTCCGGACATGGACCTTACGACGCCGTACATACATCTCGGCAAAACGGAGATTTACATTGAGATGTTAAAAGACTGCTTCGATTTACAG CTTACGCTGGGCGGCTCGGGCTCATGCGGCATCTGCTCGGCGTGCGTGGGCCGCCTGCGAGACGCGAGCGACTTCAAGCTGCAAGTGCAGCGCAGCCAGGCGATGCTGCGGGAAGCTGTGTTTATAAAAG AGGAACCTGTCAAGATTGAGATAGCTGTTGATGTCCCAGTAGAAGAAGACACTGAGTTTGATGAACAGCCTGTACAAAAAACAGAGGTCAACGAAGATGAGACGGGGGAAGTTTTGG ATGAAGATCCTCTAGTGAAGCCAGAGACGTCGGGTAATGCGATGATGGAGGATTTATCAAAGACAGGCGAGTACTCGTATTTTATACTaagatttaatttgttttag
- the LOC134673877 gene encoding pancreatic lipase-related protein 2-like, with the protein MKVCVCIVLVSLCFCVKMDRRAEEGYPKGFMAVCPGSSKPASIPRSQLRHLLFIVQGLGRTRKRYTYWSAKHIASDPRIDFNRKTLLLAIGYLDSTNFPISSMFANEYEARGYNVILLDNQRFATVHYYLASRLMRPVGKHVSEILIQLTNAGLNPSTLELLGFSLGGQTVSYIARNYQLATGRNISKITALEPSGPCFRDLKPDDRLDASNADFVEVIHTNIDGYGMASRMGHVDFYINGGEYQPSEITMFPCATTCSHFRVLGLWLSALKHPGKFIGLKCDSIQQARDSECYGRPLVTNVLGLNVDKRKHGIFYVSTSKGYPFYLGKNGLLPEYAAWRRLSDINLGNQTEIYT; encoded by the exons GTCCGGGGTCCTCCAAGCCAGCCTCCATCCCGCGCAGCCAGCTGCGGCACCTGCTCTTCATCGTGCAAGGTCTCGGCCGGACCCGCAAGAGATACACCTATTGGAGCGCGAAACACATCGCCAGTGACCCTAGGATAGACTTTAACAG GAAGACCCTGCTCCTCGCTATCGGGTACCTGGACAGCACGAACTTCCCCATCTCGAGCATGTTCGCCAACGAGTACGAGGCAAGAGGGTACAACGTCATCCTACTGGACAACCAGCGGTTCGCCACCGTACACTATTACTT GGCTAGCCGCCTTATGCGACCTGTCGGCAAACACGTCTCCGAAATCCTCATCCAACTGACAAACGCCGGCTTGAACCCATCCACATTAGAGCTCCTAGGCTTCAGTCTAGGAGGCCAGACCGTCAGCTATATCGCTAGAAACTACCAGCTCGCCACCGGAAGAAATATCTCCAAGATCACTGCTCTAGAACCTTCAGGACCTTGCTTTAGAGATTTGAAACCTGACGATCGTTTAGATGCTTCCAACGCGGATTTTGTAGAGGTTATCCATACGAATATAGATGGATACGGAATGGCGAGTAGAATGGGGCATGTGGACTTCTATATCAATGGGGGAGAATACCAGCCTTCGGAGATAACTATGTTCCCTTGTGCGACGACGTGCAGCCATTTCAGAGTGTTAGGACTTTGGCTATCAGCACTAAAGCATCCTGGGAAGTTCATAGGATTAAAATGTGATAGTATTCAGCAGGCGAGAGACTCTGAATGCTATGGTAGACCTTTAGTGACCAATGTGTTGGGTCTGAATGTGGATAAGAGGAAGCATGGGATATTTTACGTGTCTACTAGTAAAGGATACCCGTTTTATTTGGGGAAAAATGGATTGTTGCCTGAATATGCTGCTTGGAGGAGGCTCAGTGATATCAATTTGGGAAATCAGACTGAGATCTATACCTGA